A portion of the Burkholderiales bacterium genome contains these proteins:
- a CDS encoding hypothetical protein (possible pseudo, frameshifted) yields the protein MTANTRSSREIDGKGRTVRELLAGRKYSIDYYQREYKWQRKQLAELIDDLADKFLESHEEGNERSAVADYGHYFLGSIIISDKDGQKFIIDGQQRLTTLTLLLIFLHHRLDDAEQKGQIADLIFSQKYGKRSFNLDIPERAACMEALYKGEDFTDRRPTRIRRQHPRPLRGHRGPLPRGTSRPGAALLRGLAGRERALGRDHRLLRRATPTRSSRR from the coding sequence ATGACCGCGAACACCCGTTCCTCCCGCGAGATCGACGGCAAGGGCCGCACCGTGCGCGAGCTGCTCGCCGGCCGCAAGTACTCGATCGACTACTACCAGCGCGAGTACAAGTGGCAGCGCAAGCAGCTTGCCGAGTTGATCGACGACCTCGCGGACAAGTTCCTCGAAAGCCACGAGGAAGGCAACGAGCGCAGCGCCGTGGCCGACTATGGCCACTACTTCCTCGGCTCGATCATCATCAGCGACAAAGACGGGCAAAAGTTCATCATCGACGGCCAGCAGCGCCTCACCACGCTGACGCTGCTCCTGATCTTCCTGCACCACCGTCTGGACGACGCCGAGCAGAAGGGGCAGATCGCGGATCTGATCTTCTCGCAGAAGTACGGCAAGCGCTCCTTCAACCTCGACATCCCCGAGCGCGCCGCCTGCATGGAGGCGCTCTACAAGGGCGAGGACTTCACCGATCGCCGACCCACCCGAATCCGTCGCCAACATCCTCGCCCGCTACGCGGACATCGAGGACCTCTTCCCCGAGGAACTTCTCGGCCCGGCGCTGCCCTACTTCGTGGATTGGCTGGTCGAGAACGTGCACTTGGTCGAGATC